Proteins encoded by one window of Dokdonella sp.:
- a CDS encoding glycosyltransferase — MRILVVTSQFPIAGEPTRGRPILQTVRELSRLAEVRVLSPVARYPRWAQPRSYLFRDPGTGIELPGIDVEFVTYPALPALSRPFNGRLCAHAIARPATHFHPDVVLAYWLYPDAWAARRVARRIGAAFVAGARGSDIRVRDAVSRALTKPVVRDADRLLVVSTDLGRLAVADYGADPARVRVIANGCDATVFHRRERGPARAANGVADDAELLLYVGRLVAEKGLRELVEAVRALRMTHPCAQLVLVGDGPLRGELETLAADPANGLRLAGAQPPAEVARWMAAANLIALPSWSEGHPNVLVEALACGRPVLSCPVGGVPEVVDADCGVLVPPRDTLALAAGLGNALDRAWDETALSARFSRGWDDVARDTLSACREAHALHSSSTILQPE, encoded by the coding sequence ATGCGCATCCTCGTCGTCACCTCGCAGTTCCCCATCGCCGGCGAACCGACACGCGGGCGACCGATCCTGCAGACCGTACGCGAGCTGTCGCGTCTCGCCGAAGTGCGCGTGCTGAGTCCAGTGGCGCGCTATCCGCGCTGGGCGCAGCCGCGTAGCTACCTGTTCCGCGATCCGGGCACCGGCATCGAACTCCCCGGCATCGACGTCGAGTTCGTGACGTACCCGGCCTTGCCCGCGTTGAGCCGCCCGTTCAACGGCCGCCTTTGTGCACACGCGATCGCGCGACCAGCGACGCACTTCCACCCCGACGTCGTGCTCGCGTACTGGCTGTATCCCGATGCCTGGGCTGCGCGACGCGTCGCGCGGCGCATCGGCGCGGCCTTCGTCGCCGGAGCTCGCGGCTCCGACATCCGCGTGCGCGACGCCGTCAGCCGCGCGCTGACCAAGCCCGTCGTGCGCGACGCTGACCGCCTGCTCGTGGTCAGCACCGACCTTGGTCGTCTCGCCGTGGCCGACTACGGTGCCGACCCGGCGCGCGTGCGCGTGATCGCCAACGGTTGCGATGCAACCGTGTTCCACCGCCGCGAGCGTGGGCCGGCGCGCGCCGCGAACGGCGTCGCCGACGATGCCGAGCTCCTGCTCTACGTCGGCCGCCTCGTTGCCGAGAAAGGCCTGCGCGAACTCGTCGAAGCAGTGCGTGCGTTGCGCATGACGCATCCATGCGCGCAGCTCGTCCTGGTCGGCGACGGCCCGCTGCGCGGCGAACTCGAAACGCTCGCCGCCGACCCCGCCAACGGCCTGCGTCTCGCCGGCGCGCAGCCACCCGCCGAAGTCGCCCGATGGATGGCCGCAGCCAACCTCATCGCCCTGCCGAGCTGGTCGGAAGGCCATCCAAACGTACTCGTCGAGGCACTCGCCTGCGGGCGACCGGTGCTGTCCTGCCCAGTCGGCGGCGTGCCCGAGGTCGTCGATGCCGACTGCGGGGTCCTCGTGCCACCCCGTGACACGCTCGCGCTCGCGGCGGGCCTGGGCAACGCGCTTGATCGCGCCTGGGACGAAACCGCGCTGTCGGCACGCTTCTCGCGTGGTTGGGACGACGTCGCCCGCGACACGCTCAGCGCGTGCCGCGAAGCACACGCCTTGCATTCATCCTCGACCATCCTGCAGCCGGAGTAA